The Plasmodium malariae genome assembly, chromosome: 3 genome window below encodes:
- the DPAP3 gene encoding dipeptidyl aminopeptidase 3, putative — MILCIAFFLIFLNYVKCDIPVHCLSRHVEGKWEINLGLLKRKNLKKEQSQYEKGGNKLNNDENEQIYDYKCGYRRPDHPDYHESLDPENVKERFEEIKREIVVFNKDRTINILENDQVNPLYRGYWRIIYDEGLYMEVYKEKGEKEIYFSFFKFKKKDDLSYSYCNNLIMGMVNVYLLKDKNRKEGNIANNTITYNSANNSSSYNNGNYPNIINDDGNSEDHYFSDNHNNNLDTSTGEEFPSSRMSNGTEQNKHENVRKRDETRGRSFLEKKKKKNQSVIDRNNLYELNRKKNNFLPSKYKLFDKDNKQDFGNSAPLSNGKDIVGEKGEGEFEESVDYYNDNFIDFNLLTMKRYCWYGKKLNATSDMPTNKIPVHMVSPLVIDAAEHNQNYESMKLQETESENEKGNNIENEDVHKRKYKESDKEDYKREDEKGGWERHEQAFIKPHTQYKNDIHSNIDTSTKSTNKKHKDDSLFNMYYNKDITLTNFDWTNEEDVKNRLEGTYIKIVDDAIDQKDCGSCYANSTALIINSRIRIKYHYIKNIDHLSFSNQQLVECDFFNQGCNGGYIYLSLKYAYENFLFTNKCFKKYIHLRMIEDENNNALCDRFDTFKNFLHQKEATSIGNGDKRATSKSIKEGTFLPTDLKIEGRINNNIKLHRNRGRHNAIRGNSGNDDSGDEELSQNYVLTDHISYEKNILDASQLNSCDAKVKVTKFEYLDIKDEEDLKKYLYHNGPVAAAIEPPNNFSAYKKGILEGKFIKMSDGEKSNAYIWNKVDHAVVVVGWGEDNVENLLKKKKKSKKKNSYDDHIYNHLEENKKNNNKVVKYWKILNSWGTEWGNEGYFYILRGENYLRIKSYLLACDVNLFIRQR, encoded by the exons ATGATTTTATGTATTGcgttttttttgatttttttgaattatgtaaaatgtGATATACCTGTTCACTGTTTAAGTAGACATGTAGAGGGAAAATGGGAAATTAACTTGggtttattaaaaagaaagaatttgaaaaaagaacAGTCACAATATGAAAAAGGAGGAAATAAGTTGAATAATGATGAGAATGAACAGATCTATGATTATAAATGCGGGTATAGAAGACCCGACCATCCCGATTACCATg aGTCACTGGACCCTGAGAATGTAAAAGAACGATTCGAGGAGATAAAAAGGGAAATCGTTGTTTTCAACAAAGATCGGACGATAAATATACTTGAAAATGACCAAGTTAATCCTTTATATAGAGGTTACTGGAGGATAATATATGATGAAGGTTTATATATGGAAGTGTATAAAGAAAAgggagaaaaagaaatttatttttctttttttaaatttaaaaagaaagatgATTTATCTTACAGTTATTGCAATAACTTGATTATGGGTATGGTAAATGTGTACCTCTTGAAGGATAAAAATAGGAAAGAAGGAAATATTGCTAATAACACTATTACTTATAATAGTGCTAATAATTCTAGTAGTTATAATAATGGTAATTACCCTAACATCATTAATGATGATGGTAATAGTGAAGACCACTATTTTTCTGATAATCACAATAACAACCTAGATACAAGTACAGGGGAAGAGTTTCCCTCATCCCGGATGAGTAATGGTacagaacaaaataaacatgAAAACGTTAGAAAGCGCGATGAAACAAGAGGAAGAAGTttcttagaaaaaaaaaaaaaaaaaaatcagagTGTAATAGAtcgaaataatttatatgaattaaacagaaaaaaaaataattttttaccgTCAAAATACAAGTTATTCGATAAAGATAATAAGCAGGACTTTGGTAATAGTGCTCCTCTATCAAATGGAAAAGATATAGTAGGAGAAAAGGGGGAAGGAGAATTTGAAGAATCAGTTGATTACTATAATGACAATTTCATCGATTTTAACCTTTTAACAATGAAGAGATATTGTTGgtatggaaaaaaattaaatgccACCTCTGACATGCCCACAAACAAAATACCTGTCCACATGGTATCTCCACTAGTAATTGATGCAGCTGAACACAACCAGAATTATGAAAGTATGAAATTACAAGAGACGGAAAGTGAAAACGAAAAGGGgaataatatagaaaatgaagatgtacataaaaggaaatataaagAGTCAGACAAAGAAGATTATAAGAGAGAAGACGAGAAGGGGGGATGGGAAAGACATGAACAGGCATTCATAAAGCCTCACACACAATACAAAAATGATATTCATTCTAATATAGATACTTCAACAAAgagtacaaataaaaaacacaAGGATGATAGCTTATtcaatatgtattataataaagaCATTACCTTAACAAATTTCGATTGGACAAACGAAGAAGATGTAAAAAATAGATTAGAAGGTACTTACATTAAAATTGTTGACGATGCAATAGATCAAAAAGATTGTGGTTCATGCTATGCCAATTCAACTgctttaattattaatagtagAATAAGGATCAAATATcactatataaaaaacatcGATCATCTGTCCTTCAGTAATCAGCAATTAGTAGAATGTGATTTTTTCAATCAAGGATGTAATGGTGGTTACATATACCTGTCtttaaaatatgcatatgaaaattttttatttacaaataaatgttttaaaaaatacatacatttacgCATGATTGAGGacgaaaataataatgcacTCTGCGATCGATTTGATACCTTTAAAAACTTTTTGCACCAAAAAGAAGCAACCTCTATTGGAAATGGGGACAAAAGAGCTACTAGCAAAAGTATAAAAGAGGGAACATTTTTACCAACGGACCTTAAAATAGAGGGACGGATAAACAACAATATTAAACTGCATCGTAATAGAGGCAGGCATAATGCCATTCGTGGCAATAGTGGTAACGACGACAGTGGAGACGAGGAACTAAGTCAGAACTACGTGCTAACCGATCACATATCTTACGAAAAGAATATATTGGACGCATCTCAATTGAACAGTTGTGATGCAAAGGTTAAAGTAACAAAATTTGAGTATTTAGATATAAAAGATGAAGAGGACTTGAAAAAATATCTGTATCACAATGGGCCTGTAGCAGCAGCAATTGAGCCaccaaataatttttcagcGTACAAAAAAGGGATTTTAGAGggtaaatttataaaaatgtctGATGGGGAAAAATCTAATGCGTATATATGGAATAAAGTTGATCATGCTGTTGTTGTAGTAGGTTGGGGGGAAGATAATGTAGagaatttgttaaaaaaaaaaaaaaaatccaaaaaaaagaattccTACGATGATCATATTTACAACCATTTGGaggaaaataagaaaaataataataaagtcGTGAAATACTGGAAAATTTTGAACAGTTGGGGAACAGAATGGGGAAATGAAGGTTACTTCTACATATTACGGggtgaaaattatttacgaATAAAGTCGTACCTTTTAGCATGTGAcgttaatttgtttattagACAAAGGTGA
- the PmUG01_03014900 gene encoding conserved Plasmodium protein, unknown function produces the protein MKLYILVLFVALSYYCCSFGKSEQEKFELGKNNGIRDIVFNEVNEKENLTKNILVDKDINNDDDKKILDQMKNGNPISFDISGGIEISGDNEKGEEALLGSGDARNKEKNEVENEGENEEKNKGKNEGENEEKNKGKNEGENEEKNKGKNEGENEEKNKGKNEGENEEKNKGKNERKNEVYGKGINNPSFGEKEEGNIANDEEKITTEKGSNLMKSIDVPKNYEKTFEELLNMGDEDLSENMEKPEGKNMMSISGNEKPKQDANNIDLKVNNDMVIPTKEQQQEENHSRIKGYVRTLLNEEKINLKLNINKFFKKIFNLIVREKIMSTLCSRQEEVPKEVKLEEVKTSATRNDLLNLPSEQNMQNENDEGNTQKSTNNEGVVSELKSYSKNKPAKCPLSKLSKRQFYKTEDIYSYYTSLEEMLKNRKIRIKTDSASKHFTFHPIEKAKEDFERMVNNNIFIEAVRTILFDSYNKKEKYVYSSFAIVIDTLFSLIKEEKVVTDMYKFVRLFLKDLNMLNWKILDFLKKTSFNGVKLHHIPNLSKTDFEFILAKIYSRSVLGNILSNNSNSSYMSKISKTLKNNSERFLKFSFLENSEYKDKIISNEGSRLKDSLSFDDESLCKYIPIKKKILYERLKNTRKIAEEAILDYLFRLLIRKVHEFVVE, from the exons atgaaactttATATACTTGTTCTTTTTGTTGCGCTTAGCTACTACTGCTGTAGTTTTGGAAAGTCAGAACAGGAGAAATTTGAACTCGGAAAAAATAATGGGATAAGGGATATAGTCTTTAATGAggtaaatgaaaaagaaaatttaacaaAGAACATTTTAGTAGATAAGGATATTAATAACGAcgatgataaaaaaatactagaCCAAATGAAGAATGGAAATCCTATTTCTTTTGACATAAGTGGAGGGATAGAAATATCTGgagataatgaaaaaggagAAGAGGCACTGTTGGGATCTGGGGATGCGAGGAATAAGGAGAAAAATGAAGTGGAAAATGAAGGAGaaaatgaagagaaaaataaagggaaaaatgaaggagaaaatgaagagaaaaataaagggaaaaatgaaggagaaaatgaagagaaaaataaagggaaaaatgaaggagaaaatgaagagaaaaataaagggaaaaatgaaggagaaaatgaagagaaaaataaagggaaaaatgaaaggaaaaatgaGGTATATGGAAAAGGGATAAATAACCCAAGCTTCGGAGAAAAAGAAGAGGGAAACATAGCAAATGACGAAGAAAAGATAACTACAGAAAAAGGGTCAAACCTGATGAAAAGTATTGATGTTcctaaaaattatgaaaaaacttTTGAGGAGCTATTAAACATGGGAGATGAAGATTTATCTGAAAACATGGAAAAACCAGAGGGTAAAAATATGATGAGCATTTCAGGAAATGAAAAACCAAAACAAGACGCGAATAACATAGATCTAAAAGTAAATAACGATATGGTAATACCCACAAAAGAACAACAACAAGAAGAAAATCATTCAAGGATTAAGGGATATGTAAGAACATTgttaaatgaagaaaaaataaatttaaaattaaatataaataaattttttaagaaaatatttaacttaatagtaagggaaaaaataatgagtACTCTGTGTAGTAGACAAGAGGAAGTACCAAAGGAGGTAAAATTGGAAGAAGTCAAAACATCAGCTACTAGAAATGATTTGTTAAATCTTCCCAGCGAGCAGAATatgcaaaatgaaaatgatgagGGAAACACCCAGAAGAGTACAAACAACGAAGGAGTAGTAAGTGAATTAAAAAGTTATTCTAAGAACAAACCAGCAAAGTGTCCTTTGTCAAAATTAAGCAAGAgacaattttataaaacagaagacatatatagttattataCTTCTTTAGAAGAAATGTTAAAGAATAGAAAAATTCGTATAAAAACTGATAGTGCATCAAAACATTTCACTTTTCATCCAATtgaaaaagcaaaagaagATTTTGAAAGGAtggtaaataataatatttttatagaagCGGTTAGAACAATATTATTCGACTCTTATAATAAGAAAGAAAAGTATGTCTATTCAAGTTTTGCAATTGTTATTGAcactttattttctttaattaaagaagaaaaagttGTAACAGATATGTACAAATTTGTCcgattatttttaaaagatctAAATATGTTAAACTGGAAGATTTTagactttttaaaaaaaacatcatTTAATGGTGTAAAATTGCACCATATCCCTAATTTGAGTAAAACAGATTTTGAGTTCATTTTAGCGAAAATTTACTCTCGTTCTGTTTTGggtaatattttaagtaaTAACTCTAACTCCTCATATATGAGCAAAATATCAAAAACTTTGAAGAATAATAGTGAACGCTTTTTAAAGTTCAGCTTTCTTGAAAATTCTgaatataaagataaaattatcTCAAACGAAGGTAGTAGACTAAAAGATTCTCTTTCATTTGATGATGAAtctttatgtaaatatatcccaataaaaaagaa AATATTATACGAAAGGCTCAAAAATACGAGAAAAATTGCAGAAGAAGCAATACTGGattatttatttcgtttACTAATTAGAAAAGTGCACGAATTTGTGGTAGAATAA
- the P41 gene encoding 6-cysteine protein, putative, producing the protein MKKLVVFVFVFLFLLKEVLIYAQEHVCDFTKEKYLLGKNEKEYCEVHANPFDSVTFICPEKIGAECFQNVNIVDDITKEKMDSSKISIDEILYGSTVYGDTLLISPTVKKNTTFYCFCNLQTADVQKYLQERKAEKEKLIKESKSIVVEDSEEEEVLVKEEEEEQQKVDEHLEKALQRVKKYKNIIEKEKKKDSGESPEDNEEIVEEEVDEEIKIKTEKIITKYGIMKVVVSTSDTITKGCDFGNNVVNYFSNPYPVEKYGGSRVCRIEAKPGEFVGFKCIYDNTGNVEPNNCFDKVLYEDKETDLKTLMPGYISYGNKRQGKYAFYLKLPHFIQHNYTIRCKCRSTVAQYDNYVFELAVEGGESAAISQTFQD; encoded by the coding sequence atgaaaaagttagtggtatttgtttttgtttttcttttccttttaaaagAAGTGCTTATATACGCACAAGAGCATGTGTGTGATTTTACAAAGGAAAAATACTTGTTaggtaaaaatgaaaaggagtATTGTGAAGTGCATGCTAACCCATTCGACAGTGTAACGTTTATATGCCCAGAAAAAATTGGAGCAGAATGTTTTCAGAACGTAAATATAGTAGATGATATTACAAAAGAGAAAATGGATTCATCTAAGATATCAATAGATGAAATATTATACGGATCAACAGTATATGGGGATACTCTTTTAATATCTCCtacagttaaaaaaaatacaacattttattgtttttgtaatttaCAAACAGCAGATGTGCAAAAATATCTGCAAGAAAGAAAAGCAGAAAAGGAAAAGCTAATCAAAGAATCAAAAAGTATTGTTGTTGAAGATTCAGAGGAAGAAGAAGTACTGGTaaaggaagaagaagaagaacaACAAAAAGTAGATGAACATTTAGAAAAAGCTTTACAAAGagttaaaaagtataaaaatataatagaaaaggaaaagaaaaaagatagTGGTGAATCCCCTGAGGATAATGAAGAAATAGTAGAAGAAGAAGTAGatgaagaaattaaaataaaaacagaaaaaataataacaaaatatggTATAATGAAAGTTGTTGTTTCTACAAGTGATACAATAACAAAAGGTTGTGATTTCGGTAATAATGTAGTTAACTATTTTTCTAATCCGTATCCTGTGGAGAAATATGGAGGTAGTAGAGTCTGTCGTATAGAAGCAAAACCAGGAGAATTCGTAGGATTTAAGTGTATTTACGATAATACTGGAAATGTTGAACCAAATAATTGCTTTGATAAAGTACTTTATGAAGATAAAGAAACTGATTTGAAAACATTGATGCCAGGGTATATATCTTATGGAAATAAACGTCAGGGAAAGTATGCCTTCTATTTGAAACTTCCTCATTTTATACAGCATAATTATACTATTAGGTGCAAATGTAGGTCTACTGTGGCTCAATATGATAATTACGTTTTCGAGTTGGCTGTTGAAGGAGGGGAGAGTGCAGCTATTTCCCAGACCTTTCAAGACTAA
- the DDX51 gene encoding ATP-dependent RNA helicase DDX51, putative, giving the protein MKNCVYISYVKKSIENENGEFLNFGDLPETVKGNEKDENKKGKQSDMQEIKIHKKKVDEVRNALSANCRIVKIEDEEIEIGKWNSIKDTPINEHIINALINNFHFKHFLPCQSCVLQYSLLYKNGSNSLLNGDIYIEVPTGLGKTLCYIISILDYFLCNKDNNLFCLILTATEELVVQILNVINKFKINNLICQSINTNMFHANIYFDEFIDNENFFKGTNIIVTTTGKFEMLFYNNEELFKNLKFLIIDEVDKILSFSKTNINSLVNSLTNIVEKNQNLCTTLYKPKYFLQKILVSATLCKVSDSIMSINLYRPILFYYIISYKRNEEFYLYVKKKYNKLYNLIKLILDIQVKENLSMLIFCNDEESSHLLFRYLTVYFSYTNEALYSIKEYNRNLSRKRKTKILNEFFTHQLNILICTDSLSRGLDTVNVNYIVNYDMPGYYNVLTHRVGRLGRYNSRRGTVYHFIKKKEKAVMLKSARQRNIKAIAKLKFKKANLIDIKNNLLHLKPLIKNSLKKETMEIINRHKLYGYDDLRKLCAPP; this is encoded by the exons ATGAAAAACTGCGTATACATCAGTTACGTGAAAAAGTCGATTGAAAATGAGAATGGGGAATTTTTAAACTTTGGAGATCTACCTGAGACCGTAAAGGGAAACGAAAAggatgaaaacaaaaaaggaaaacagtCAGATATGCAAGAAATTAagatacataaaaaaaaagtagatgAAGTAAGAAATGCCTTAAGCGCAAATTGCAgaatagtaaaaatagaaGATGAAGAAATTGAAATAGGTAAATGGAATTCAATAAAAGATACCCCAATAAATGAGCACATTATAAATGCCctgataaataattttcatttcaaACACTTCTTACCGTGTCAGAGTTGTGTTTTacaatattcattattatataaaaatggatCAAACTCTTTACTTAAtggtgatatatatattgaagtGCCTACAGGTTTAGGAAAAAcgttatgttatattatatccATTTTAGATTATTTCTTATGTAATAAGGATAATAACTTATTTTGCCTTATATTAACAGCAACAGAAGAATTAGTGGttcaaatattaaatgttataaataaatttaagataaataatttaatatgtcaaagtataaatacaaatatgtttcatgcgaatatttattttgatgaATTTATTGATAAtgagaatttttttaaaggcaCCAACATTATTGTAACGACCACGGGTAAATTtgaaatgttattttataataatgaagaattatttaaaaatttaaagttTCTAATTATTGATGAAGTAGACAAGATTTTATCATTTAGCAAAACTAATATAAATAGTTTAGTAAACTCGTTAACAAATATTGTagaaaaaaatcaaaatttatGTACTACTTTGTACAAaccaaaatattttcttcaaaaaattttagtcTCAGCTACCTTATGTAAAGTTTCAGACAGCATTATgtctataaatttatatagacctatattattttactacaTAATTAGTTACAAAAGAAATgaagaattttatttatatgtaaaaaaaaaatacaataagtTGTATAAtctaattaaattaattctgGACATCCAAGTCAAAG AAAACCTGAGTATGCTAATTTTTTGCAATGACGAAGAATCGTCTCATTTGCTATTTCGATACCTAACGGTATATTTTAGCTACACCAATGAGGCACTTTATAGTATTAAGGAGTACAATCGTAATTTATctagaaaaaggaaaacgaAAATTCTGAACGAGTTTTTTACCCATCAGTTGAATATCTTAATATGTACAGATTCTCTTTCGAGAGGGTTGGACACTGTGAACGTTAATTATATCGTTAATTACGATATGCCTGGATACTATAATGTTTTAACGCATAGGGTTGGACGACTGGGAAG ATACAACAGCAGAAGAGGAACagtatatcattttattaagaaaaaggaaaaagcaGTGATGTTAAAGTCAGCTAGGCAAAGAAACATAAAGGCTATTGCAAAATTGAAATTCAAAAAAGCAAATTTAATtgacattaaaaataatttattgcACTTGAAACCTTTAATTAAAAACTCGTTAAAGAAGGAAACtatggaaataataaatagacACAAATTATATGGCTATGACGATTTGAGAAAGCTGTGCGCCCCACCATGA